TTTCTTTGGTGCCAACATAGAATATTTCCGCGTGGTTTTGTGGCATCAAATTACAAAAACCAGTCGTTTTTTACAAGCCAAATCAAGGGTAAATTGTTGATAACCAATTTGTTAAACCCTTTTTAAGGAGTGACTATGTATGAAACGCCTTGGCGGATCGGTGCGCCTGCTGGAAAGCCGCCCACGATTTACTGCTTTTGAATTGCAGGTACCGATGGGGTTGTGGGGGTGAAGAGGGTTACATCTTTTTTCGCGCTACTGCTATCAGCGAGCCGCCATATGGCAATGATAAGTTGCGTCGAATGAACCACTCATCTATTTTCATAACAATTTTGAAACTTCTATTGAGTAAGGGGTGAATCAATATTTCATTATTAGCTTTTAACTCTGACTCAGCTTGCTTATTTCTTTTGTTAAGGAGGCGATGGAGTACCATTAATGGGAATAGTGCAAATACAAATGAAGTCATATACAGTACCTCAAACCCTGCTTTTTCCAACTTTTGGTGCAATTCTGTCCGATGATAACGCCGCTTATGATATGCCATGTCATCAGTAATGCTCCACATCCATTGGTATTGAGGTACACTAATGAAAAAATACCCGCCTTTTTTGAGTGCCAGACCTACTTGCTGCATAACTATTTCATCCTGCTCTATATGTTCCAGTACATCAAAAGCACCGATGGCGTCAAAGGACTCCCGGAATGGCATTTTGGTAGCATCCAGTTGAATAAACTCAACCTGTGGTAGTCGCTTTTGCGCAAAAGTAATACCCGACAAATGAATTCTGAACCTTTCAACCGATATTGGGGAAATACTTCTGACAAACCTTTTAGCACAAAACCTGTTCCGCAACCAATTTCCAAGACATCTGCCGCATAATCTTTTCCAACAAATCGGGAAAAGAGATGTTGTATTACGCGATTACGAGATTCGAACCAAAAGTGCCCTTCTTCTGCCGCATATAGTACTTCAAAGGCTTCTACTGGAAAGTCTTTGTTGGCATGTGCCAGCTCGGGTGCGTAGCACTTAATATTATTAATTATCTCGTACATGATTACTTATAAGTTACTTTGAGTAATCGCCTTGGGCCTAAGTGATTAACAATTGAAAATTCTGTTTCAATGTTATAGTGTTCTTTCATATATACCTTTAAAAGACTTTCATCTTTACTAGAATAAACCATTAAGAATACTTTATCACTGTTACCCATGTCATAATATAAATCAGCAATTTTATACTGATGGAGAATTTTCATTTGATCTTTTGTTCTTTGAAAAGCTCCTAATGGATATGTGTGGAAATGTTTTATATAATCAAGATTATCAAAGGGTAATATGTGCTCATAAGGAAACCCCAACCCCCATCCTATAACCAAATTATTGACGGGAATTATTCTGCAGAATTCTTTAAGAGATCGATTATAAGAAACCACGTCATTAGAATACTCATATTGCTCACGAAGCATGATAATACTATTATAGATTAATATCAATATTGATACCCAATATATTATAATTCTACATTTATGAATTTTACCTAAAATGAACTTGTTACATTTATTAATAGTACTTACTATACCGTAATAAACATAGGTATCAGTATTCTTTCAGGTGGCCATTTCATTGTATAACGAATGATAACAATTAATAGTATTAAGATAATTAAAGTACTAAATAAAGTTAAAAAGTTTTCCTTATTATAGTATAAAAAAAATGTTCCTGTAACAATACTAAACATCAACATAGCATAGATACTAGAAAATATTTCATATAAAAAAATAAGATCTTATTGAACATAAATTAAAAGTATTCATAAATATACTTTTAGTTTTAATAATCTTCTTAAAATTAGACACGCTGTATATATCTTTATTCATAAAAAACCAACTTCGAATCATTTCATAATCATTGTTAGACCATTTAGCACTTTTCAGAATACTTTCAAAATCTTTTTTAGAGTAAGATCTTATATCCCGATCTACGATTTTAACTATGTAGCTTTTAAAATTCATGTAATCATCATAACAATTTCTATATATAGAGTCATTATAATAAAAAACAACAAACGAAATTATTAAGTTTAATATACATATTTTTAATATATTTCTAATATTATTCACATGTTTAAAATAAATTTTTGAAAAAACAAAGGGTGATAATAAAATAAAAATCAGCAAGGTTGAATCATAACGAATCATTACTGATACTACTATGCAGAATGTAGACAAAAAGGCATCTTTAGGGGTAATGTTAGTTTTAAATAAAGTTAATATTCCCGCGAGTGCTGCAATAGAGGATACAATTGTAAATTGCAGGTTAATTAAGGTATATACCTGAATAGAAAAGATAAAAATCAAGTAGTATGATAATATATATATATTTCTTGTGCCCTGAAAAAATATATATCCCAATACAGTATAACTCACAAATAAACAGCTTATCATAAAAAAACTGTACCAGTCAAAATCAGGATATAGCAGAAAGAGATTTTTTAAGAACTTACCGAGCAGTACATTCATAAAAAGTACATACTCGGAAGGTTCTGTTACCGTACTAACGCCTCTCACCATCAGCATCATTCCCACATCATCGTTGGTTTGGTAGAATGGAGTAAAAAAGGAGTATGTCAAACCAAACAACAGCACATGGAGTAATAAAGATACTTGAAAGGGTCTTTTACTTAATATATTGATAATCTTTTCCTGCATATCTTGTTAAGATTAAAACTTTTTTAATACTTCCACCAATCATATAACTATCAAGTCGTGGAATGTAGATAAACAGACTAAGAAGTCACTATGAAAATCACTAACTCTTTGGCAGTTAAAGCCCTACTATTCTTTATTTTCCTGCTTTTCTTTCACAATGCTAAACTTTACAAGTACAGCATTTGGAAAAGGAGAGGG
The DNA window shown above is from Bacteroidia bacterium and carries:
- a CDS encoding methyltransferase domain-containing protein, which translates into the protein MRNRFCAKRFVRSISPISVERFRIHLSGITFAQKRLPQVEFIQLDATKMPFRESFDAIGAFDVLEHIEQDEIVMQQVGLALKKGGYFFISVPQYQWMWSITDDMAYHKRRYHRTELHQKLEKAGFEVLYMTSFVFALFPLMVLHRLLNKRNKQAESELKANNEILIHPLLNRSFKIVMKIDEWFIRRNLSLPYGGSLIAVARKKM